The following proteins are co-located in the Phragmites australis chromosome 10, lpPhrAust1.1, whole genome shotgun sequence genome:
- the LOC133930307 gene encoding uncharacterized protein LOC133930307, with translation MATRPSPRSSDGTRPRSKSGSGRPPSSPRSSDSSRQTTGRSSAASDKPMPSFLRPTVSSSLHSSSSSSSLSSYSSSSKGPAATARRSADKAPAQPLGAPRPITPKDTTKAKAPAVKSTSRWSSVLPRQLVQKASNAIKASSKSRGKKIKEVASSGTAASASGKEGAGASAEAKGETARAQPVDEQHQQPETTAESPPAVQEEEAALEPKAEENEQHVATSQEVVSIDITTVEERDQVDKVSAEQPKEEAEKEEAAEEEKIVPEEAEPMEERDQVEKVSAEQPKEEAEKEEAAEEEKIVPEEAEPVEERDQVEKISAEQPKEEAEKEEAAEEEKIIQEEAEPVKVETPEPKLQEETPQSCAVAETEGQQNTEDESPAVVLEEAAKEAAIPGGEHESATSTVEETVVEETKAEERQQEEAPKLEETMENSETSVISKEPKEETSVISEEPKEETSVISEEPKEYPTPIEKQEEVAEEAKIAVGSSASAPTTPQKEALEDVETVPKQVSASEPVTPITEAISKDKAVIETLLSASAPATPAIAVDKGGASKQTTVPEESKLTFKGSKVKTAMEKRSDEEQPKKKEVARSNDVIEEAKSKLLEKKKSKVKALVGAFETVMDSPGKSS, from the coding sequence ATGGCCACCCGGCCGTCGCCGCGGTCGAGCGACGGTACGCGCCCAAGAAGCAAGAGCGGGAGCGGTAGGCCCCCGTCGAGCCCGCGCAGCTCCGACTCGTCACGCCAGACCACCGGCCGCTCATCCGCGGCGTCCGACAAACCGATGCCGTCCTTCCTCCGCCCCACCGTGAGCTCGTCCCTGCAcagctcctcctcatcgtcctcaTTGTCGtcatactcctcctcctccaagggACCCGCCGCCACGGCGAGGCGGTCCGCCGACAAGGCCCCGGCGCAGCCACTGGGCGCGCCGCGGCCGATCACGCCCAAGGACACGACTAAGGCCAAGGCGCCGGCGGTGAAGTCCACGTCGCGGTGGTCCTCTGTGTTACCGAGGCAGCTGGTGCAGAAAGCGTCCAATGCCATCAAAGCCAGCAGCAAGTCCCGCGGCAAGAAGATCAAGGAGGTGGCGAGCTCTGGCACCGCCGCTTCGGCGTCCGGCAAGGAGGGAGCCGGTGCTTCCGCCGAGGCCAAGGGCGAGACGGCGAGAgcccagcccgtcgacgagcaGCACCAGCAGCCTGAGACAACTGCCGAGTCGCCTCCTGCAGTGCAAGAAGAGGAGGCTGCTCTGGAGCCCAAAGCTGAGGAAAACGAACAGCACGTGGCGACGTCGCAGGAGGTTGTCAGTATTGACATCACGACCGTGGAGGAGAGAGATCAAGTGGACAAGGTTAGTGCAGAACAGCCGAAGGAAGAAgcagagaaggaggaggccgccgaggAGGAGAAGATCGTACCGGAGGAGGCTGAACCAATGGAGGAGAGAGATCAAGTGGAGAAGGTTAGTGCAGAACAGCCGAAGGAAGAAgcagagaaggaggaggccgccgaggAGGAGAAGATCGTACCGGAGGAGGCTGAACCAGTGGAGGAGAGAGATCAAGTGGAGAAGATTAGTGCAGAACAGCCGAAGGAAGAAgcagagaaggaggaggccgccgaggAGGAGAAGATCATACAGGAGGAGGCTGAACCAGTGAAGGTCGAGACGCCGGAGCCGAAGCTGCAAGAAGAGACGCCGCAAAGTTGTGCGGTTGCGGAGACAGAGGGCCAGCAGAACACAGAAGATGAGTCACCGGCCGTCGTTCTAGAAGAAGCGGCGAAGGAGGCAGCAATTCCGGGAGGAGAACATGAATCGGCCACAAGCACGGTGGAAGAGACTGTGGTCgaggagaccaaggccgaggaGAGGCAACAAGAAGAGGCTCCGAAACTCGAAGAGACCATGGAGAACTCTGAAACGAGCGTGATCTCTAAAGAACCGAAGGAAGAAACCAGTGTGATCTCTGAAGAACCAAAGGAAGAAACGAGCGTCATCTCTGAAGAACCAAAGGAATATCCTACGCCTATCGAGAAGCAAGAGGAGGTTGCCGAGGAGGCAAAGATAGCTGTGGGATCGAGCGCGTCAGCTCCAACAACGCCGCAGAAAGAAGCTCTCGAGGACGTGGAGACAGTGCCTAAACAGGTGAGTGCTTCGGAGCCCGTAACGCCGATTACAGAAGCCATTAGCAAGGACAAGGCGGTGATCGAGACGCTGCTGAGCGCATCAGCACCAGCGACGCCGGCGATTGCAGTCGACAAGGGCGGGGCGTCAAAGCAGACGACGGTCCCCGAGGAGTCGAAGCTAACGTTCAAGGGGAGCAAGGTGAAGACGGCCATGGAGAAGCGGTCGGACGAGGAGCAGCCCAAGAAGAAGGAGGTGGCGCGGAGTAACGACGTGATCGAGGAGGCCAAGAGCAAGCtgctggagaagaagaagagcaaggtgAAGGCGCTGGTGGGGGCCTTCGAGACCGTCATGGACAGCCCGGGCAAGTCAAGCTGA
- the LOC133931402 gene encoding uncharacterized protein LOC133931402 isoform X1: protein MFARRLPRLPFSRGEERKRNQGGAAVFPGFHFREERKGKGNREAPPPSLPRSCGIAKWNFVGGALLKLFKATSFILRWRIRNNSSKRISGEDIHLCVFVLHFGMEEASGRSTNPVGFLRRGSGISLRNQSDEERPSQYSNKPGKTTNLNTMKARWADNKGKPRHLHEPFQSPGSKASSSSSSKGPVRKYYEEKQKLLAEVHSSEGSNRRAEVRHLQSGKKAVVYEDGHPYTRQNASEGSSSSTITEGGLPEEPDLEVLDPSVSSGISAHTVDSIVRNTSLSTKPRRQKDKEELNSGRSQVASTFVRRRTAPQSSTIGVKSSSGAGTASTGLQKCGLKNLGCTSISDVLPSGCSSSDSVRNRRVEVTKKRPSDGEGSSRSRGMSGQASLGQPPAIYPGSTGSTDPRARAAEQSASQQTARTSSRSFQYSADSGRTRRSSTQPVRERMPGEREGGIFALRETVTRVRHVGRGHFSMDDVSPQRLARPFHAKLPHAIYSSNRQGSSSHTTSSRPEGSPPQMFHGLLPKRDGYRRINMEGIAEVLLALDRIEQYDELTYEQLLVLETNLLLSGLGLNDQHQDMRLDIDNMSYEELLALEEQIGSVSTALSEEQFAKCVSRSVYKARNSEREVNKIVVDDVKCSICQEEYIEGEEIGRMQCEHRYHVSCIHEWLRQKNWCPICKASAIPSEMD from the exons ATGTTCGCTCGCCGTCTTCCCCGGCTCCCATTTTCgcgaggagaggaaaggaaaaggaatCAGGGAGGCGCCGCCGTCTTCCCCGGCTTCCATTTTCgcgaggagaggaaaggaaaaggaaacagggaggcgccgccgccttcGCTTCCAAGGAG TTGTGGAATTGCGAAATGGAATTTTGTGGGCGGGGCTCTGTTGAAATTATTCAAAGCCACATCATTCATTCTTCGATGGAGGATAAGAAAT AATTCTAGCAAAAGAATTTCTGGAGAAGATATCCACCTCTGTGTTTTTGTGCTGCATTTTGGTATGGAGGAAGCTTCCGGTAGATCCACCAACCCAGTTGGGTTTCTTAGACGAGGATCTGGCATCTCCTTGAGAAATCAAAGCGATGAGGAGAGGCCAAGCCAGTACAGCAATAAGCCGGGGAAGACTACAAATCTCAATACTATGAAAGCCAGATGGGCTGACAATAAAGGGAAGCCAAGACATTTACATGAGCCGTTTCAATCACCAGGCTCTAAGGCCTCCTCTTCAAGCTCCTCAAAAGGTCCTGTTAGAAAATATTATGAGGAAAAGCAAAAGCTTTTGGCAGAGGTACACAGTTCTGAAGGCAGTAACAGAAGAGCTGAGGTCAGACATCTGCAGAGTGGCAAGAAAGCTGTTGTTTATGAGGATGGGCATCCCTATACTCGGCAGAATGCATCAGAGGGTTCATCATCCTCAACAATTACAGAAGGAGGTCTCCCAGAAGAACCTGATCTTGAAGTTTTAGACCCTTCTGTTTCTTCAGGGATTTCTGCACATACAGTTGATTCCATAGTCAGAAATACTTCATTGAGTACTAAGCCACGTAGGCAGAAGGATAAAGAAGAATTGAATTCAGGCAGATCTCAAGTTGCTTCCACTTTTGTTCGTCGGCGTACTGCACCTCAAAGTTCCACCATTGGTGTCAAATCATCAAGCGGTGCTGGTACTGCCAGTACCGGACTGCAGAAATGTGGCCTAAAAAACCTTGGTTGCACTTCAATATCAGATGTTTTGCCTTCAGGTTGTTCTTCATCTGATTCTGTTCGTAATAGGAGGGTCGAAGTTACGAAAAAGAGGCCTTCTGATGGAGAAGGTTCGTCAAGATCAAGAGGAATGAGTGGACAAGCCAGTTTAGGTCAGCCACCTGCCATTTATCCCGGCAGTACTGGAAGTACTGATCCTAGAGCTAGAGCTGCTGAACAATCAGCTTCCCAACAAACAGCAAGGACCAGTAGCAGAAGTTTTCAGTATTCTGCAGATTCAGGAAGGACTAGGCGATCTTCTACTCAGCCCGTCAGGGAGAGGATGCCGGGTGAAAGAGAGGGTGGCATATTTGCTCTGCGTGAGACTGTTACAAGGGTTCGCCATGTAGGAAGGGGACATTTTTCCATGGATGATGTTTCCCCACAGAGATTAGCAAGACCTTTTCACGCGAAATTGCCTCATGCAATTTATTCATCTAATCGCCAAGGCTCAAGTAGTCATACAACAAGTTCTCGTCCTGAGGGAAGCCCTCCACAAATGTTCCATGGTCTGCTTCCGAAGAGAGATGGCTACAGGCGCATAAACATGGAAGGAATTGCGGAG GTGTTGCTAGCTTTGGACAGGATTGAACAATATGATGAATTGACTTATGAG CAACTGCTGGTGCTGGAAACTAATCTGCTCCTTAGTGGCCTTGGCTTGAATGATCAGCACCAAGATATGAGATTGGATATTGACAATATGTCTTATGAG GAACTACTAGCTTTAGAAGAGCAAATTGGCTCAGTGAGTACTGCCCTTTCTGAAGAGCAATTCGCCAAATGTGTCAGCCGAAGTGTGTATAAAGCAAGAAATTCAGAGCGAGAAGTCAACAAGATTGTAGTAGATGATGTGAAATGCAGCATATGTCAG GAGGAGTACATTGAGGGTGAAGAAATTGGTAGGATGCAATGTGAGCATCGGTACCATGTGTCGTGCATTCACGAATGGCTCAGACAGAAGAACTGGTGTCCAATATGCAAAGCTTCAGCAATACCCTCGGAGATGGACTAG
- the LOC133931402 gene encoding uncharacterized protein LOC133931402 isoform X2, whose translation MEEASGRSTNPVGFLRRGSGISLRNQSDEERPSQYSNKPGKTTNLNTMKARWADNKGKPRHLHEPFQSPGSKASSSSSSKGPVRKYYEEKQKLLAEVHSSEGSNRRAEVRHLQSGKKAVVYEDGHPYTRQNASEGSSSSTITEGGLPEEPDLEVLDPSVSSGISAHTVDSIVRNTSLSTKPRRQKDKEELNSGRSQVASTFVRRRTAPQSSTIGVKSSSGAGTASTGLQKCGLKNLGCTSISDVLPSGCSSSDSVRNRRVEVTKKRPSDGEGSSRSRGMSGQASLGQPPAIYPGSTGSTDPRARAAEQSASQQTARTSSRSFQYSADSGRTRRSSTQPVRERMPGEREGGIFALRETVTRVRHVGRGHFSMDDVSPQRLARPFHAKLPHAIYSSNRQGSSSHTTSSRPEGSPPQMFHGLLPKRDGYRRINMEGIAEVLLALDRIEQYDELTYEQLLVLETNLLLSGLGLNDQHQDMRLDIDNMSYEELLALEEQIGSVSTALSEEQFAKCVSRSVYKARNSEREVNKIVVDDVKCSICQEEYIEGEEIGRMQCEHRYHVSCIHEWLRQKNWCPICKASAIPSEMD comes from the exons ATGGAGGAAGCTTCCGGTAGATCCACCAACCCAGTTGGGTTTCTTAGACGAGGATCTGGCATCTCCTTGAGAAATCAAAGCGATGAGGAGAGGCCAAGCCAGTACAGCAATAAGCCGGGGAAGACTACAAATCTCAATACTATGAAAGCCAGATGGGCTGACAATAAAGGGAAGCCAAGACATTTACATGAGCCGTTTCAATCACCAGGCTCTAAGGCCTCCTCTTCAAGCTCCTCAAAAGGTCCTGTTAGAAAATATTATGAGGAAAAGCAAAAGCTTTTGGCAGAGGTACACAGTTCTGAAGGCAGTAACAGAAGAGCTGAGGTCAGACATCTGCAGAGTGGCAAGAAAGCTGTTGTTTATGAGGATGGGCATCCCTATACTCGGCAGAATGCATCAGAGGGTTCATCATCCTCAACAATTACAGAAGGAGGTCTCCCAGAAGAACCTGATCTTGAAGTTTTAGACCCTTCTGTTTCTTCAGGGATTTCTGCACATACAGTTGATTCCATAGTCAGAAATACTTCATTGAGTACTAAGCCACGTAGGCAGAAGGATAAAGAAGAATTGAATTCAGGCAGATCTCAAGTTGCTTCCACTTTTGTTCGTCGGCGTACTGCACCTCAAAGTTCCACCATTGGTGTCAAATCATCAAGCGGTGCTGGTACTGCCAGTACCGGACTGCAGAAATGTGGCCTAAAAAACCTTGGTTGCACTTCAATATCAGATGTTTTGCCTTCAGGTTGTTCTTCATCTGATTCTGTTCGTAATAGGAGGGTCGAAGTTACGAAAAAGAGGCCTTCTGATGGAGAAGGTTCGTCAAGATCAAGAGGAATGAGTGGACAAGCCAGTTTAGGTCAGCCACCTGCCATTTATCCCGGCAGTACTGGAAGTACTGATCCTAGAGCTAGAGCTGCTGAACAATCAGCTTCCCAACAAACAGCAAGGACCAGTAGCAGAAGTTTTCAGTATTCTGCAGATTCAGGAAGGACTAGGCGATCTTCTACTCAGCCCGTCAGGGAGAGGATGCCGGGTGAAAGAGAGGGTGGCATATTTGCTCTGCGTGAGACTGTTACAAGGGTTCGCCATGTAGGAAGGGGACATTTTTCCATGGATGATGTTTCCCCACAGAGATTAGCAAGACCTTTTCACGCGAAATTGCCTCATGCAATTTATTCATCTAATCGCCAAGGCTCAAGTAGTCATACAACAAGTTCTCGTCCTGAGGGAAGCCCTCCACAAATGTTCCATGGTCTGCTTCCGAAGAGAGATGGCTACAGGCGCATAAACATGGAAGGAATTGCGGAG GTGTTGCTAGCTTTGGACAGGATTGAACAATATGATGAATTGACTTATGAG CAACTGCTGGTGCTGGAAACTAATCTGCTCCTTAGTGGCCTTGGCTTGAATGATCAGCACCAAGATATGAGATTGGATATTGACAATATGTCTTATGAG GAACTACTAGCTTTAGAAGAGCAAATTGGCTCAGTGAGTACTGCCCTTTCTGAAGAGCAATTCGCCAAATGTGTCAGCCGAAGTGTGTATAAAGCAAGAAATTCAGAGCGAGAAGTCAACAAGATTGTAGTAGATGATGTGAAATGCAGCATATGTCAG GAGGAGTACATTGAGGGTGAAGAAATTGGTAGGATGCAATGTGAGCATCGGTACCATGTGTCGTGCATTCACGAATGGCTCAGACAGAAGAACTGGTGTCCAATATGCAAAGCTTCAGCAATACCCTCGGAGATGGACTAG